The following are from one region of the Arthrobacter sp. TMP15 genome:
- a CDS encoding carboxyl transferase domain-containing protein has translation MSVLRTTIDPLSADFTSNRAAMVQKLTELDGEYAKVRQSGGEKAVTRHRKRGKLLARERAEMLIDRDSPFLELSPLAAWGTKFHVGASVVTGIGVVEGVECLIVAHEPTVKGGTSNPYTTKKIFRALDIARENRLPVISLVESGGADLPTQSEIFIPGGKLFRDLTRLSAAGIPTIALVFGNSTAGGAYVPGMSDHIVMIKERSKVFLAGPPLVKMATGEESDDESLGGADMHARISGLADYYALDEMDALRIGRRIVARLNWVKKGATPAASQEPRLAEEELLGIIPADLKVPFDPREVIARVVDGSDFDEFKALYGTSLATGWARIHGHPVGILANARGVLFSAEAQKAAQFIQLANSANTPLLFLHNTTGYMVGKEYEQAGIIKHGSMMINAVSNSTVPHLSVLMGASFGAGHYGMCGRAFDPRFLFSWPSARSSVMGAAQLAGVMSIVGRAAAASSGRDFDEDADAAMRSAVEAQIEAESLPTFLSGKLYDDGIIDPRDTRNVIGLALSAIATTDIKGAEGFGVFRM, from the coding sequence GTGAGCGTTTTGCGCACAACTATAGACCCACTCAGTGCTGACTTCACCTCCAATAGGGCGGCTATGGTTCAGAAGTTAACTGAGCTCGACGGTGAATATGCCAAGGTTCGCCAAAGTGGTGGTGAAAAAGCTGTCACAAGGCACCGCAAACGCGGGAAGCTGCTGGCCCGGGAGCGGGCTGAGATGCTCATTGACAGGGATTCTCCGTTCCTTGAGCTCTCTCCTTTGGCAGCGTGGGGCACTAAGTTCCATGTGGGTGCCAGCGTTGTGACGGGCATTGGCGTGGTGGAAGGTGTGGAGTGCTTAATCGTGGCGCACGAGCCCACCGTCAAGGGCGGCACCTCCAACCCGTACACCACCAAGAAGATCTTCCGGGCCTTGGACATCGCCAGGGAGAATCGGCTGCCGGTGATCTCACTGGTTGAATCCGGTGGAGCGGATCTGCCCACCCAGAGCGAAATCTTCATCCCTGGCGGCAAACTATTCCGGGACCTCACCCGGCTTTCGGCCGCAGGAATCCCCACCATTGCACTGGTGTTTGGCAACTCCACAGCCGGAGGAGCATACGTTCCGGGCATGAGTGATCACATTGTCATGATCAAGGAACGGTCCAAGGTTTTTTTGGCTGGCCCACCTCTGGTGAAGATGGCCACGGGGGAGGAATCAGATGATGAATCCCTTGGTGGTGCTGACATGCACGCCCGGATCTCCGGACTGGCCGATTACTACGCACTGGATGAGATGGATGCGCTGCGGATTGGCCGTCGGATTGTGGCACGGCTCAACTGGGTTAAAAAGGGTGCAACTCCTGCCGCCTCCCAGGAACCCCGCCTAGCTGAGGAAGAGCTGTTGGGGATCATCCCCGCAGATCTCAAAGTTCCCTTCGATCCACGTGAAGTCATTGCCCGGGTTGTGGACGGCAGTGACTTTGATGAGTTCAAGGCCCTGTACGGCACGTCCTTGGCGACGGGCTGGGCAAGAATCCACGGACACCCGGTGGGTATTTTGGCCAACGCCCGCGGCGTGCTGTTCTCAGCCGAGGCGCAAAAAGCCGCCCAATTCATCCAGCTTGCCAACTCCGCCAACACCCCGCTGCTGTTCCTGCACAACACCACCGGCTACATGGTGGGCAAAGAGTACGAGCAGGCCGGGATCATCAAGCACGGTTCCATGATGATCAACGCCGTCTCCAACTCCACCGTCCCGCACCTGTCAGTTCTGATGGGTGCATCCTTCGGGGCAGGACACTACGGCATGTGCGGGCGAGCCTTTGATCCGCGATTCCTGTTCTCCTGGCCCAGCGCCCGGTCCTCCGTCATGGGGGCCGCGCAACTGGCGGGAGTCATGTCCATTGTGGGCAGAGCCGCGGCGGCATCCAGCGGACGTGACTTTGATGAGGACGCCGACGCCGCCATGCGCTCAGCCGTTGAAGCTCAGATCGAGGCGGAATCGCTGCCCACTTTCCTCTCCGGGAAGCTGTACGACGATGGCATCATCGACCCCCGCGACACCCGCAACGTAATAGGTCTGGCACTTTCTGCCATCGCCACCACCGACATCAAGGGCGCCGAGGGCTTTGGCGTCTTCCGGATGTGA
- a CDS encoding TetR/AcrR family transcriptional regulator: MSRMAIEPRQDRSRITRERLLESAVALLSETGWTNTTVTTVATHAGVSRGATQHHFPTRDDLFTAAIEHMTVARVLEVRAALAVHSEGSAPVREVLDSLVGLYTGPLFKAALQVWTAAAVDPVVRAHIIPLEQTVAREAFRLAATLLNIDRENPRLRAIVAATLDLGRGLGLANILTDDANRRTWVLDAWCAELEQIIAQEAH, from the coding sequence ATGAGCAGAATGGCCATCGAACCCCGGCAGGACCGTAGTCGCATTACGCGTGAGCGTCTTCTGGAAAGCGCCGTGGCTTTGCTTTCTGAGACGGGATGGACCAATACCACCGTCACTACCGTTGCCACTCACGCAGGGGTTTCCCGTGGCGCAACACAGCACCACTTCCCCACTAGAGACGATCTCTTCACAGCAGCAATCGAACACATGACGGTAGCGCGAGTCCTTGAAGTCCGAGCCGCCCTGGCAGTCCATTCAGAGGGCTCAGCCCCCGTGCGAGAAGTTCTCGATTCCCTCGTGGGCCTGTACACAGGTCCACTCTTCAAAGCCGCGCTGCAGGTTTGGACGGCAGCCGCCGTGGATCCAGTGGTGCGCGCGCACATCATCCCCTTGGAACAAACTGTGGCTCGAGAAGCATTCAGGCTGGCGGCAACGCTACTGAACATCGACAGGGAAAACCCTCGACTTCGTGCCATCGTCGCAGCCACTCTTGACCTGGGGCGCGGACTTGGTCTTGCCAATATCCTCACCGACGACGCCAATCGGCGGACCTGGGTGCTTGACGCCTGGTGCGCCGAACTAGAGCAGATCATCGCCCAAGAGGCCCACTAA
- a CDS encoding ABC transporter substrate-binding protein, producing MRQRRRTWQTLLATSASLTVVAVALTGCGGTASETQDTSKDTAVSFEGKGPINYVSNRDASGAANKSIDEWNTAHPDEKVTFIELPDSADQQRQQLIQNAQIKSDTFSVLNLDVVWTSEFAANKWIMPLPQDAVPTADMIPATVNAASYRDTLVGAPYYTDGALFYFRSDLLKAAGIANPPKTWDEMKSACASILALPEAAGMSCYTGQFDKNEALTVNFSEAVASAGGTVVDADGKPTVNTAEAKAGLNLLVDGFKEGMFPSDAITYLEEQGRRAFQDGELVFMRNWPFLHASLSATDGSSKVAGKFDISAIPGTDGPGVSTLGGRSLAISPFTENKATALEFLKFFTSEEQSKKRLALSSRAPVYASLFADPDVIAKRPFFPILLTSLNNAQPRPKVVQYGATTKAIQEEAYAAITGKKDTDTALKDMQSKLAELVK from the coding sequence ATGAGGCAACGCCGCCGCACTTGGCAGACTCTTCTGGCCACCAGCGCATCCCTAACCGTCGTCGCCGTCGCCCTTACCGGTTGCGGTGGCACGGCCTCAGAAACACAAGACACTTCCAAAGACACTGCCGTGTCTTTCGAAGGTAAGGGCCCTATCAACTACGTCTCAAATCGCGACGCTTCCGGTGCTGCAAACAAGAGCATCGACGAGTGGAATACAGCCCACCCGGATGAGAAGGTTACTTTCATTGAACTACCAGACTCTGCGGACCAGCAACGTCAGCAGCTGATCCAGAACGCCCAGATCAAATCAGATACTTTCAGCGTATTGAATCTTGATGTTGTCTGGACCTCAGAGTTCGCCGCTAACAAGTGGATTATGCCGCTGCCCCAGGACGCCGTTCCCACGGCGGATATGATTCCAGCCACCGTCAATGCGGCGAGCTACCGCGACACTTTGGTTGGTGCTCCCTACTACACCGACGGCGCCCTTTTCTACTTCCGCTCAGATCTCCTCAAAGCCGCTGGAATTGCCAACCCACCCAAAACTTGGGATGAGATGAAGAGCGCCTGCGCGTCGATCTTGGCGCTGCCCGAAGCTGCGGGTATGTCCTGTTACACCGGCCAATTCGATAAAAACGAGGCCCTCACGGTCAACTTCTCCGAGGCCGTAGCCTCCGCCGGTGGCACCGTGGTGGACGCCGACGGCAAACCTACTGTTAATACTGCTGAGGCAAAAGCCGGACTGAACCTGCTAGTGGATGGTTTCAAGGAGGGAATGTTCCCTTCTGACGCCATCACCTACCTTGAAGAGCAGGGACGGCGCGCCTTCCAAGATGGGGAACTCGTCTTTATGCGTAACTGGCCCTTCCTGCATGCCTCGCTAAGCGCCACAGACGGCTCAAGTAAGGTGGCCGGAAAGTTTGATATCTCCGCCATTCCAGGTACGGACGGTCCGGGCGTCTCCACCCTTGGAGGCCGCAGCCTCGCCATCTCTCCTTTCACCGAAAATAAGGCAACAGCCCTGGAATTCTTGAAGTTCTTCACTAGTGAGGAGCAGTCCAAAAAGCGTCTTGCGCTGTCCTCGCGAGCCCCGGTCTACGCTTCACTGTTCGCCGATCCCGACGTCATTGCCAAGCGACCGTTCTTCCCGATCCTTCTGACCTCACTAAATAATGCGCAGCCCCGCCCCAAGGTGGTCCAGTACGGCGCCACCACCAAGGCCATTCAAGAAGAGGCTTATGCGGCTATCACTGGCAAGAAGGACACTGACACGGCTCTGAAAGACATGCAAAGCAAACTCGCCGAGTTGGTCAAGTAA
- a CDS encoding substrate-binding domain-containing protein, with the protein MVTIRDVAKHAGVSPATVSRVVNGLVGYSDETRCRVENAVKTLNYETDSLARGLKTRQTSVIGLLAPMVSDALASQVMLGVEDEARERGYAVMLGRTGAKSTYIASYLRTLRTYRAAGVILISAVITSETRQLLGTKVPLISVAISDKSGSPSVAIDDELAAYESTRHLLRLGHRQIGLLEGDPASIYVALPRKRGYLRAMAEAGCSPITAAGNFFYESGAAGVEKLLQQDPSLTAIFALSDEMGAAAVNELQRRGLRVPEDISVLGFDNTATALHVNPPLSTMSQPLEEMGRMAVKKLLRSRDLGPKIMPHRLIERGSTAVLSTI; encoded by the coding sequence GTGGTCACTATCCGCGATGTTGCCAAACATGCGGGCGTTTCTCCTGCCACTGTTTCCAGGGTTGTCAATGGGCTGGTGGGTTACTCAGATGAGACCCGATGCCGTGTAGAAAACGCAGTGAAAACGCTGAACTATGAAACGGACTCTCTCGCCCGAGGCCTCAAGACGCGGCAAACCTCCGTGATCGGACTACTGGCCCCCATGGTTTCGGATGCTTTAGCCTCGCAGGTCATGTTGGGAGTTGAAGATGAAGCAAGGGAACGAGGCTACGCTGTGATGCTTGGCCGCACAGGTGCCAAGTCAACATATATAGCAAGTTATCTAAGGACGCTGCGCACTTACCGAGCGGCGGGTGTCATCCTCATTTCCGCTGTGATCACCTCTGAGACGCGGCAGTTGTTGGGGACTAAGGTGCCCTTAATCTCAGTCGCCATCAGCGACAAATCCGGCTCCCCCAGCGTGGCAATTGACGATGAACTGGCAGCCTATGAGTCCACCCGTCATTTACTCCGACTCGGCCACCGCCAAATCGGTCTACTAGAGGGGGATCCGGCATCAATATACGTCGCATTGCCTCGCAAACGCGGTTACCTCCGCGCCATGGCCGAAGCCGGCTGTAGTCCTATTACCGCTGCTGGCAACTTCTTCTACGAAAGTGGTGCAGCAGGGGTTGAAAAACTACTGCAGCAAGATCCTTCTCTGACCGCCATCTTCGCGTTGAGCGATGAAATGGGCGCAGCAGCCGTCAATGAACTTCAACGCCGTGGGCTGCGGGTTCCAGAAGATATCTCGGTTCTGGGCTTCGACAATACCGCAACAGCCCTGCATGTGAACCCCCCATTGAGCACCATGTCACAGCCGCTTGAAGAAATGGGACGAATGGCAGTGAAAAAACTGCTTCGCTCCCGTGACCTCGGACCAAAGATCATGCCACACAGGTTGATTGAGAGAGGCTCCACGGCAGTCCTTAGCACCATATGA
- a CDS encoding sugar ABC transporter permease, with translation MTTTAHPAGAHNRNSRPARFRKRNKRSQGEGRMAAMLLSPTILVLALVIVYPLLSAIHQSMFRAESGLDADGFVSDTESFVGLANYVDVFVGESGRRFLNAFANTTFFTLTTVILETVLGLTLALAMNRAFRGRSFLRASILVPWAVPTAVSGLLWRWIFQSDGIANNLLGSEILWTAEGNSSKIAIIVAEVWKTAPFIGLLVLAGMQVIPGEIYEAAKIDGAGWWRQLGAITLPLVKPTLLVAVLFRMLDALRMFDLPFVLIGPGKESVETLSMLAWDESNQLRYGSASAFAVILFLYVAVVAIVFVKVLGADVTGAKELKLLSKKSRKNAIAAQRNSDPTKTEATL, from the coding sequence ATGACCACGACTGCCCACCCCGCCGGTGCACACAACCGCAACTCCCGCCCTGCCAGATTCCGCAAACGCAACAAACGTTCACAGGGTGAAGGACGCATGGCCGCGATGCTGCTCTCCCCCACCATTTTGGTACTAGCACTTGTGATTGTGTACCCGCTGCTCTCAGCAATACACCAGTCCATGTTCCGTGCAGAGTCCGGGCTGGATGCAGATGGTTTCGTCTCCGACACCGAATCCTTCGTGGGTCTTGCCAACTATGTAGATGTATTCGTTGGTGAATCCGGCCGGAGATTTCTCAACGCGTTCGCCAACACCACGTTCTTCACGCTCACCACGGTGATCTTAGAAACCGTTCTGGGTCTGACCTTGGCTCTTGCCATGAACCGCGCCTTCCGCGGCCGTTCATTCCTGCGTGCCAGCATCCTCGTGCCATGGGCAGTTCCCACCGCTGTCTCAGGTTTGCTGTGGCGCTGGATTTTCCAGTCTGACGGCATTGCCAACAACCTGCTGGGTAGCGAAATTCTATGGACGGCTGAAGGAAATTCTTCGAAAATTGCCATCATAGTCGCCGAAGTCTGGAAGACCGCCCCCTTCATTGGTCTCCTTGTTCTTGCTGGAATGCAGGTTATCCCCGGCGAAATATATGAGGCCGCCAAGATAGACGGGGCCGGCTGGTGGAGGCAGCTTGGAGCCATCACGTTGCCATTGGTGAAGCCCACACTGTTGGTCGCAGTACTCTTCCGCATGCTGGACGCTCTGCGCATGTTTGACCTACCCTTTGTGTTGATCGGCCCGGGTAAAGAGTCGGTAGAAACTCTCTCCATGCTGGCTTGGGATGAATCGAATCAGCTACGTTACGGATCTGCCTCCGCGTTCGCCGTCATCCTCTTCCTCTATGTGGCTGTCGTCGCGATCGTCTTTGTAAAGGTGCTCGGCGCGGATGTTACCGGGGCAAAGGAACTGAAATTACTCTCCAAAAAGAGCCGCAAAAATGCGATTGCAGCACAGCGGAACTCCGATCCGACGAAGACTGAGGCCACTCTATGA
- a CDS encoding acyclic terpene utilization AtuA family protein, producing MSALRVANASGFYGDRAGAFTEMLEGGPVDVITGDYLAELTMLILARDRAKDPSTGYAKTFLAQMRDSLALAMEKGVKIVVNAGGLNPAGLAAKLQELTVTLGVDAKIAHVYGDDLIDRATELGFSTAAGKPLSANAYLGGWGIAAALGAGAEIVVTGRVTDASLVVGAAAHHFGWQPTDYDKIAGAMAAGHVIECGTQATGGNYSFFDTIKDMHRPGFPIAEISADGSSVITKHPGTSGAVTKGTVTAQLVYEITGARYAGPDAVLRLDSIAIDDDGPDRVRLAGVRGEAPPDTLKVSINELGGYRNEVTFVLTGLDIDKKAALIKSQLADAVPEGTRWSLARTDHPDADNCEEASAMLHCVARGTDPAIVGRAFSNAAVQIGLASYPGFHLTSPPGNAAPYGIYRPGWVAASEVPHKVALPDGTEILLPPASETVTSAVALAPVPEPELPPLEQSSTSTRAPLGRVAAARSGDKGGDANVGVWVENEQAWPWLVNTLSVEKLQELLPETQSLEIQRHVLPNLHAVNFVIRGLLGEGVASNARFDAQAKALGEWLRARHLSIPEELL from the coding sequence ATGAGTGCACTGCGCGTTGCCAACGCATCCGGATTCTACGGGGACAGGGCTGGGGCCTTCACAGAGATGCTGGAGGGTGGCCCGGTAGATGTAATTACCGGGGACTACCTTGCCGAGCTGACAATGCTCATCCTGGCCAGGGACCGGGCCAAGGACCCAAGTACCGGTTACGCGAAGACTTTCTTGGCACAGATGCGCGACAGCCTGGCACTGGCGATGGAAAAGGGCGTGAAGATTGTTGTCAATGCCGGCGGCCTCAACCCCGCAGGATTGGCTGCCAAGCTCCAAGAACTGACAGTCACGCTGGGTGTGGACGCCAAAATTGCCCACGTGTACGGCGATGATCTCATTGACCGTGCCACAGAGTTGGGGTTCAGCACGGCAGCTGGAAAACCACTCTCCGCCAATGCCTACCTGGGTGGATGGGGGATCGCCGCAGCCTTGGGGGCAGGGGCTGAGATTGTGGTCACCGGCCGCGTCACCGATGCCTCGCTGGTGGTGGGCGCCGCCGCACACCATTTCGGTTGGCAACCCACCGACTATGACAAAATTGCCGGGGCCATGGCCGCCGGGCATGTGATTGAGTGCGGCACCCAGGCAACTGGTGGGAACTACTCCTTCTTTGACACCATCAAGGATATGCACCGCCCCGGTTTCCCCATTGCCGAGATCTCCGCGGATGGATCTTCCGTGATCACCAAGCATCCAGGTACCTCTGGGGCAGTTACAAAAGGAACCGTCACCGCCCAGCTTGTCTACGAGATCACCGGTGCCCGATATGCCGGACCTGACGCGGTGCTGCGTCTTGACTCCATTGCCATTGACGACGACGGCCCGGACCGGGTGCGTCTGGCTGGCGTGCGGGGGGAGGCCCCGCCGGACACGCTGAAGGTCTCCATCAACGAATTAGGTGGCTACCGCAACGAGGTCACGTTCGTGCTGACTGGCCTGGATATCGACAAAAAAGCGGCACTGATCAAAAGCCAGCTCGCAGATGCAGTGCCCGAAGGAACACGCTGGAGCCTTGCCCGCACCGACCACCCGGACGCGGACAATTGTGAAGAAGCCAGCGCCATGCTCCATTGTGTAGCTCGCGGAACCGACCCTGCGATTGTGGGCCGGGCGTTCTCCAACGCCGCCGTGCAGATTGGCCTGGCCAGCTACCCAGGTTTCCACCTCACCTCACCCCCCGGCAATGCCGCACCCTACGGTATCTACCGGCCCGGCTGGGTTGCCGCGAGCGAGGTCCCACACAAGGTTGCGCTGCCCGACGGCACCGAAATCCTGCTCCCACCCGCCAGCGAAACCGTCACTTCCGCCGTCGCACTGGCACCGGTACCCGAACCGGAACTACCGCCATTGGAGCAATCAAGTACATCAACGCGTGCCCCACTAGGACGCGTGGCAGCGGCCCGCAGCGGTGATAAGGGCGGGGACGCCAACGTGGGTGTATGGGTGGAGAACGAACAGGCGTGGCCCTGGCTGGTCAACACTCTAAGCGTAGAAAAGCTCCAGGAGCTGTTACCGGAGACTCAGTCGTTGGAAATTCAACGCCATGTGCTGCCAAATCTGCACGCCGTGAACTTTGTTATTCGTGGACTGCTCGGTGAAGGCGTGGCCTCCAATGCTCGCTTTGACGCGCAGGCCAAGGCTTTGGGCGAATGGCTTCGAGCCCGCCACCTATCGATTCCGGAGGAACTACTGTGA
- a CDS encoding TIGR03084 family metal-binding protein → MVDLAGILNDLEAESMVLDEMLTAMPAAGWTMATPAPEWSVAHQIGHLAWTDEVATDAAAAANGQPAAFTAIGAALRAGQISIDSAAAEWAAMPPAQLLQRWREGRKQMAQALENVAPGVKLPWFGPSMSALSMATARIMETWAHGQDVADALALIREPTDRLQHIAHVAVRTRNFAFTVHELTPPEHEFRVELDSPTGELWTWGPIDAAQRVSGPALDFCLLAAKRRHRDDLALVAQGADADKWLDIAQAFAGPPGRGREPAATAETQEEKA, encoded by the coding sequence ATGGTGGATTTGGCAGGCATACTGAACGATTTGGAAGCTGAATCGATGGTCTTGGACGAGATGCTCACGGCCATGCCTGCTGCGGGTTGGACCATGGCAACGCCGGCCCCTGAGTGGAGTGTGGCGCACCAAATAGGACACTTGGCCTGGACAGATGAAGTGGCAACTGATGCTGCAGCGGCGGCCAACGGTCAGCCAGCAGCATTTACTGCCATAGGTGCCGCTTTGCGCGCGGGGCAGATCTCGATTGACAGCGCCGCCGCAGAATGGGCTGCCATGCCACCGGCTCAGTTATTGCAGAGATGGCGTGAGGGCCGGAAGCAGATGGCCCAGGCGCTGGAGAACGTGGCACCGGGTGTTAAGCTGCCTTGGTTTGGTCCATCCATGAGCGCCCTGTCCATGGCAACAGCACGCATCATGGAAACGTGGGCCCACGGCCAGGACGTTGCCGATGCGTTGGCGCTCATACGCGAGCCTACGGATCGGCTCCAACACATTGCCCACGTGGCAGTCCGGACACGCAACTTCGCCTTCACGGTGCATGAATTGACGCCTCCAGAGCACGAGTTCCGGGTTGAACTCGACAGTCCCACAGGAGAACTGTGGACGTGGGGACCGATAGATGCTGCGCAGCGAGTCAGTGGCCCAGCTCTTGACTTTTGTTTGCTGGCCGCTAAGCGCCGGCACCGTGACGATCTGGCTTTGGTAGCCCAGGGCGCAGATGCCGATAAATGGCTTGACATAGCGCAGGCATTCGCCGGCCCTCCCGGTAGAGGGCGAGAACCAGCCGCGACTGCAGAAACTCAGGAGGAAAAAGCATGA
- a CDS encoding biotin carboxylase N-terminal domain-containing protein, translating to MSQPSTNTEPITRVLVANRGEIARRVFHSCRERGIGTVAVYSTADAGAPFVAEADTAVHLPGTSAAETYLRGELIIAAALRAGANAIHPGYGFLSENGDFARSVQAAGLIWIGPSPEAIDAMGDKISAKLLVEAGGVPVLSELDPAAITEAQLPVLIKASAGGGGRGMRIVRALADLPAELETARTEAASAFGDGTVFCEPYLETGHHVEVQVMADTHGTVWAVGERECSIQRRHQKVVEEAPSPLVERTPGMRAKLFAAAVAAAKAVNYVGAGTVEFLADASGRFYFLETNTRLQVEHPVTECTTGLDLVALQLDVAAGAALAEQPPAPHGSSIEVRLYAEDPAAGWAPQTGTVQRFDFDGLAANFALPTRERGVRLDSAVEAGSTVSIHYDPMLAKLIAWAPTRVEAARSLARALSRARIHGVRTNRDLLVNILRHEAFLAGETDTAFLPTHGLEVLAAPVAGADEEKVAALAAALAAAALRRTQAPTLGLLPSGWRNLRSMPQQSTLVGPAGEHNVSYEMTRDGLMAEGFGGAAIVHLSAENVSLELEGLVRSWSVAHYTTAAGTVLEVDGDGGSITFTEVERFPDPSLAVAEGSLTAPMPGAVVNVHVAAGDQVTAGQPLLVLEAMKMLHTIGAPADGIVSELHVTVGQNVDVGMVLAVVEVQPE from the coding sequence ATGAGCCAACCCTCCACCAACACTGAACCCATCACCCGTGTGCTCGTGGCCAACCGTGGCGAAATTGCCCGCCGCGTGTTCCACAGCTGCCGCGAACGCGGCATCGGCACTGTTGCGGTTTATTCCACGGCCGACGCCGGAGCCCCCTTCGTAGCCGAGGCCGACACCGCGGTGCACCTGCCTGGGACAAGCGCCGCCGAAACCTACCTGCGCGGTGAGCTCATCATTGCCGCCGCTCTGCGCGCCGGTGCTAACGCCATCCATCCGGGTTACGGGTTCTTGTCTGAGAACGGCGACTTTGCCAGGAGTGTTCAGGCTGCCGGGCTGATCTGGATTGGACCGTCCCCGGAAGCCATTGATGCCATGGGGGACAAGATTTCAGCCAAGCTCCTGGTGGAAGCAGGCGGAGTGCCGGTCCTGAGCGAGTTGGACCCGGCCGCTATCACCGAGGCGCAGCTGCCCGTGCTCATCAAAGCATCCGCCGGTGGTGGCGGCCGCGGAATGCGCATAGTGCGCGCATTGGCAGATTTGCCGGCCGAGCTTGAGACTGCCCGAACAGAAGCGGCGAGCGCTTTCGGTGATGGAACTGTTTTTTGTGAGCCGTATCTGGAAACGGGCCACCACGTTGAAGTGCAAGTCATGGCTGACACCCACGGCACCGTCTGGGCGGTAGGGGAGCGTGAATGCTCCATCCAGCGGCGGCACCAAAAAGTTGTGGAAGAGGCTCCTTCACCCTTAGTGGAGCGAACACCCGGCATGCGTGCGAAGTTGTTTGCGGCGGCCGTTGCAGCGGCCAAGGCCGTCAACTACGTGGGCGCCGGAACGGTGGAATTCTTAGCCGATGCCTCTGGACGCTTTTACTTCTTGGAGACCAACACACGCCTGCAGGTGGAACACCCTGTCACCGAGTGCACCACAGGGTTGGACCTGGTGGCGCTGCAACTTGATGTGGCAGCAGGTGCTGCCTTGGCCGAACAACCGCCGGCACCACACGGCTCATCCATTGAGGTGCGCCTCTATGCTGAGGATCCAGCCGCTGGCTGGGCCCCGCAGACCGGTACGGTGCAGCGCTTTGACTTTGATGGGCTGGCGGCGAACTTCGCGCTGCCCACCCGTGAGCGGGGGGTGCGTTTGGACTCGGCTGTTGAAGCTGGTTCCACTGTCTCCATCCATTACGATCCCATGCTGGCCAAGCTTATTGCCTGGGCGCCCACCCGGGTGGAGGCGGCCCGCTCACTGGCCCGGGCATTGTCCCGTGCGCGGATCCACGGTGTCCGCACCAACCGGGACTTGCTGGTGAACATCCTGCGGCACGAGGCCTTTCTGGCCGGTGAAACAGATACAGCATTCCTTCCCACCCATGGGCTCGAGGTATTAGCGGCCCCGGTGGCCGGAGCGGACGAGGAAAAAGTTGCGGCGCTCGCAGCAGCCCTTGCGGCAGCGGCGCTACGCCGCACACAAGCCCCCACGTTGGGGCTACTACCCAGCGGTTGGCGGAACTTGCGCTCCATGCCACAGCAATCCACGCTGGTGGGCCCGGCCGGGGAACACAACGTCTCATATGAGATGACACGAGACGGGCTAATGGCAGAGGGGTTCGGCGGTGCCGCCATTGTCCATCTCAGTGCCGAGAACGTGAGCCTTGAGCTGGAGGGACTGGTGCGCTCCTGGTCGGTAGCACACTACACCACCGCTGCTGGGACTGTTCTTGAGGTTGATGGTGACGGCGGCTCCATCACCTTTACGGAGGTGGAGCGTTTCCCGGACCCCAGCCTTGCTGTGGCAGAAGGTTCATTGACAGCACCCATGCCGGGCGCTGTGGTGAACGTGCATGTTGCCGCGGGGGATCAGGTGACGGCGGGGCAGCCGCTTCTGGTGTTGGAAGCCATGAAGATGCTGCACACCATCGGGGCGCCAGCGGACGGGATCGTTTCCGAACTGCATGTCACTGTGGGACAAAATGTGGACGTGGGCATGGTCCTGGCCGTCGTGGAAGTGCAGCCTGAATGA